The following are encoded in a window of Halosolutus halophilus genomic DNA:
- a CDS encoding HAD family hydrolase, protein MQYDAVLFDFDGVVVETPSRDRLSDAVGRTYDALGASGPSHETLLALVAGDFDSLAERCRSLGIDADAFCAQAARELVRTQREAIERGLRSVYDDVTAVRSLDRPLGIVSDNHPGVVSTVLDRFGLRSLFETVHGCPLTPDGLARRKPDPRNVHAAMDSLDADAALYVGDRAVDVRAARNAGIDSALLLREDEGGERDTEATYRLDSLAELPPIVASGE, encoded by the coding sequence ATGCAGTACGACGCGGTCCTGTTCGACTTCGATGGGGTCGTCGTCGAGACCCCCTCGCGGGATCGGCTCTCCGACGCCGTCGGACGCACCTACGACGCGCTCGGCGCGTCGGGACCGTCCCACGAGACCCTGCTCGCGCTCGTCGCCGGCGACTTCGACTCGCTCGCCGAGCGGTGTCGCAGCCTCGGGATCGACGCCGATGCGTTCTGTGCGCAGGCGGCGCGGGAACTCGTCCGAACGCAGCGGGAGGCGATCGAGCGCGGCCTGCGCTCGGTCTACGACGACGTCACCGCCGTCCGATCGCTCGATCGTCCGCTCGGGATCGTCAGCGACAACCACCCGGGCGTCGTCTCGACAGTCCTCGATCGGTTCGGACTGCGATCGCTGTTCGAGACCGTCCACGGGTGTCCCCTGACGCCCGACGGCCTCGCCCGGCGCAAACCCGACCCCCGGAACGTTCACGCCGCGATGGACTCGCTGGACGCCGACGCTGCACTCTACGTCGGCGATCGGGCCGTCGACGTGCGGGCGGCCCGCAACGCCGGCATCGATTCGGCACTGCTCCTGCGAGAGGACGAAGGCGGCGAGCGCGACACGGAGGCCACGTACCGGCTGGACTCGCTCGCCGAGTTGCCACCGATCGTCGCGTCCGGAGAGTAG
- a CDS encoding ubiquitin-like small modifier protein 1: protein MQIECVFFGPFREAVGEKTVQFETDAETVGELLSDLETAYPALDGRLVAADGGGLAGETVVTRDRKNVTHLDGLETIVETDSVIRLVPSVYGG from the coding sequence GTGCAAATCGAATGCGTCTTCTTCGGCCCGTTCCGCGAGGCCGTCGGCGAGAAGACGGTCCAGTTCGAGACCGACGCCGAGACCGTCGGGGAACTGTTGTCCGACCTCGAGACGGCGTATCCGGCGCTCGACGGGCGTCTCGTGGCAGCCGACGGCGGGGGGCTGGCCGGGGAGACCGTCGTGACCAGGGACAGGAAGAACGTCACGCACCTGGACGGGCTCGAGACGATCGTCGAGACCGATTCCGTAATCCGGCTGGTTCCGTCGGTATACGGCGGCTAG
- a CDS encoding S8 family peptidase codes for MMDDMLDRRTVLKGIGAGGITLSFAGLASADGEQRYLVRGSTGIERQVRRRGFSVEHSLADGSVLVVTGDQEASDDLEGIDDVSIAVPDFEFELEGPELSASADVDVGDDDSGSGNGKAKGQDDGSDAETDEDGWPALFDYQWDKRVTAADEAHGWASGDGRRLAIIDTGIDHTHQDLGNVNTDASASIIDGEIGAHTGDASYHGTHVAGITAATGAVGVIGTAPDAELVSVRVFGEEGGATFTDILLAMEYAADVGADAANMSIGTPPIPPQGNAEQYRGVMEPIAQYVTSQGTLLVGSAGNSDANLQQGGFFTLPNSLSGVTSISATGPNDERTFYSNYGTNEIDVGAPGGGYETLEKSLSEDENAVEWPYPTNLVLSTIPGDSYDWLAGTSMAAPQVTGTAGLVRDRYPDTTAKQVEKYIKQGADLVSGDSDPDLGAGRLNAKDALDVE; via the coding sequence ATGATGGACGACATGCTCGATCGACGGACGGTACTGAAGGGGATCGGTGCGGGCGGAATCACGCTCTCGTTTGCGGGACTGGCGTCCGCGGACGGCGAACAGCGGTATCTCGTCCGTGGAAGTACCGGCATCGAGCGACAGGTTCGTCGCCGGGGGTTTTCCGTCGAACACAGCCTCGCCGACGGGTCGGTGCTCGTCGTCACCGGTGACCAGGAAGCCAGTGACGACCTCGAAGGGATCGACGACGTTTCGATCGCAGTCCCGGACTTCGAGTTCGAGTTAGAGGGTCCGGAACTATCCGCGTCGGCCGACGTCGACGTGGGTGACGACGACAGCGGTTCGGGGAACGGCAAGGCGAAGGGTCAGGACGACGGCTCGGACGCCGAGACTGACGAGGACGGCTGGCCGGCGCTGTTCGATTACCAGTGGGACAAACGCGTCACGGCTGCCGACGAGGCCCATGGATGGGCGAGCGGAGACGGCCGTCGACTGGCGATCATCGACACCGGCATCGACCACACCCACCAGGATCTCGGGAACGTGAACACGGACGCGAGCGCCTCCATCATCGACGGCGAAATCGGTGCCCACACCGGGGACGCGAGCTACCATGGGACCCACGTCGCCGGAATCACGGCGGCGACCGGTGCGGTCGGCGTAATCGGCACGGCACCGGACGCCGAACTCGTCTCTGTGCGCGTGTTCGGAGAAGAGGGCGGCGCCACCTTTACCGATATCCTCCTCGCGATGGAGTACGCCGCCGACGTCGGTGCGGACGCGGCGAACATGAGTATCGGGACGCCACCGATCCCGCCGCAGGGCAACGCCGAGCAGTACCGGGGCGTGATGGAACCGATCGCACAATACGTCACCTCGCAGGGGACGCTCCTCGTCGGCAGCGCCGGGAACAGCGATGCGAACCTCCAGCAGGGCGGCTTCTTCACGCTCCCGAACAGCCTCTCCGGCGTGACGAGCATCAGCGCGACCGGCCCGAACGACGAGCGAACGTTCTACTCCAACTACGGGACCAACGAGATCGACGTCGGTGCGCCCGGCGGTGGCTACGAAACCCTCGAGAAGAGCCTCTCGGAGGACGAAAACGCGGTCGAGTGGCCCTACCCGACGAACCTCGTGCTCTCGACGATTCCCGGAGATAGCTATGACTGGCTCGCCGGGACGTCGATGGCGGCCCCACAGGTCACCGGGACTGCGGGCCTCGTCCGGGATCGGTACCCAGATACAACCGCGAAACAGGTGGAGAAGTACATCAAACAGGGTGCCGACCTCGTGAGCGGTGACAGCGATCCCGACCTGGGTGCCGGCCGTCTCAACGCGAAAGACGCCCTGGACGTCGAGTAG
- a CDS encoding alpha/beta fold hydrolase has product MHRSIPVRSETGDLTGGHPYAAVGNGPRALVVLPGLGDAMFTGVYPPFAGWALAPYFARYLDEYRVYLCSRPRGLPSGYDATRAADDHARSIEAVAESSEAVDVIGVSMGGLIGQSLARRRPDLVDRLVLANSACRLDEDARSDARELERYAREHDWASIRSKLAVDMFSDGRAITYPPMIRTIGRALLPRPAEPADVWRSLEMILGYDGCDRLDDIDQPALVFGGERDPYFTARLARETAAELPNGDLELVPGAKHGAFHERKRTFDATVRSFLDR; this is encoded by the coding sequence ATGCACCGATCGATCCCGGTCCGAAGCGAGACCGGTGACCTCACCGGCGGGCACCCCTACGCGGCCGTCGGGAACGGCCCGCGAGCGCTCGTCGTCCTGCCCGGACTGGGCGACGCGATGTTCACCGGCGTTTATCCACCGTTCGCCGGCTGGGCGCTCGCTCCGTACTTCGCCCGATACCTCGACGAGTACAGGGTATACCTTTGTAGTCGTCCCCGCGGGCTTCCGTCGGGATACGATGCCACCCGGGCAGCCGACGATCACGCGCGATCGATCGAGGCGGTCGCCGAGTCGAGCGAGGCGGTAGACGTGATCGGCGTCTCGATGGGTGGACTGATCGGTCAGTCGCTCGCCCGGCGCCGTCCGGACCTGGTCGATCGGCTCGTCCTCGCGAACAGCGCGTGCCGACTCGACGAAGACGCGCGGTCGGACGCCCGTGAACTCGAGCGGTACGCCCGCGAGCACGATTGGGCGTCGATCCGGTCAAAGCTCGCCGTCGACATGTTCTCGGACGGGCGCGCGATAACGTACCCGCCGATGATCCGGACGATCGGCCGGGCCCTGCTCCCCCGGCCCGCCGAACCCGCCGACGTGTGGCGATCGCTCGAGATGATTCTCGGCTACGACGGCTGCGATCGACTCGACGACATCGACCAGCCCGCGCTCGTGTTCGGCGGCGAACGCGACCCCTACTTCACGGCCAGACTCGCGCGCGAAACCGCCGCCGAATTGCCGAACGGGGACCTCGAACTCGTCCCCGGGGCGAAACACGGCGCGTTCCACGAGCGCAAAAGAACGTTCGACGCGACGGTGCGATCGTTTCTCGATCGGTGA
- a CDS encoding ferritin-like domain-containing protein, which translates to MAIDTVHQLFVHKLGQQYYVERELIDTLDEMALNASNDRMSRGFADHRDETRTQVERIEDAFDALGERPEAREDPVLDALETERRTLEDQITDDDLLDMVYLNAGMMTERVEMTAYEGLSMLATELELGNDVQTPLEANYDEEKSAYRELDTLSTASEMKSLWDRLTPS; encoded by the coding sequence ATGGCGATCGATACCGTCCACCAGCTGTTCGTCCACAAGCTCGGCCAGCAGTACTACGTCGAACGGGAACTGATCGACACGCTCGACGAGATGGCGCTCAACGCGAGTAACGATCGAATGAGCCGGGGATTCGCCGACCACCGCGACGAGACGCGCACGCAGGTCGAGCGCATCGAGGACGCCTTCGACGCGCTCGGTGAACGTCCGGAGGCGCGAGAGGATCCGGTACTCGACGCCCTCGAAACGGAGCGGCGGACCCTCGAGGACCAGATCACGGACGACGACCTGCTCGATATGGTCTACCTGAACGCCGGCATGATGACCGAGCGGGTCGAGATGACGGCCTACGAGGGACTGTCGATGCTTGCGACCGAACTCGAACTCGGCAACGACGTGCAGACGCCGCTAGAGGCGAACTACGACGAGGAGAAGTCGGCGTACCGCGAACTCGACACGCTGTCGACGGCCTCGGAGATGAAGTCGCTGTGGGATCGGCTGACGCCCTCCTGA
- a CDS encoding NAD(P)/FAD-dependent oxidoreductase — MPDVAIVGGGPAGLSAALFTAKNGLETIVFDTDETWVHKAHLFNYPGIRSISGDEFLKLTRGQVRDRGADLHTDEHVTDVERTDGGFRVATDDDAYEADYVVLATGADRSIAEDVGCEFDDEDTVDVNLSMETSIDGLYATGAMVRAEEWQAVIAAGDGGAAALDILSSEKGEHYHDFDVPDDVARLESE, encoded by the coding sequence ATGCCAGACGTTGCCATCGTCGGCGGCGGCCCCGCCGGACTGAGTGCAGCCCTGTTTACCGCGAAGAACGGCCTCGAGACGATCGTGTTCGACACCGACGAGACGTGGGTGCACAAGGCGCATCTGTTCAACTATCCGGGAATCCGGAGCATCAGCGGCGACGAGTTTCTGAAACTCACCCGCGGACAGGTACGGGACCGCGGTGCCGACCTGCACACCGACGAGCACGTGACCGACGTCGAACGGACGGACGGCGGCTTCCGGGTCGCGACCGACGACGACGCGTACGAGGCCGACTACGTCGTACTCGCCACGGGCGCGGACCGATCGATCGCCGAGGACGTCGGCTGCGAGTTCGACGACGAGGACACCGTCGACGTGAATCTCAGCATGGAAACCAGCATCGACGGCCTGTACGCGACGGGCGCGATGGTCCGGGCCGAGGAGTGGCAGGCCGTGATCGCCGCCGGTGACGGCGGGGCGGCGGCACTCGACATCCTCAGTTCGGAGAAGGGCGAACACTACCACGACTTCGACGTTCCCGACGACGTCGCCCGACTCGAGTCCGAGTGA
- a CDS encoding sugar-transfer associated ATP-grasp domain-containing protein yields MGVKRAYRTIAQARKLARAERRSGSSFDLSLRQRFRGYRRGFLSKSRVIYDFEAHDHEAYLTDYQRFLGTKRINGHWNALIDNKLAFHRVLGEFPTHRPIVYGLLADGRFHAFDPDGAFRNERAADEALEDETDGRGTVLNDGGVEPEQSSPSTRPTAAPIDWVDERLSNGDRLVLKWFSGGGGNNVSFLERRDDTYYYDGSPTSEAELDETLASLENYLVCEFVEQADYANELFPGTTNTIRVLTMFDERDREAFVPIAIHRLGTRASVPVDNFSNGGLSAEIDRERGRLSAAAAYPTEGSVEWHETHPDTGTRIEGTDVPGWASVRDRLLEIAETLSHVPYVGWDLVVTGEGEFSIIEANSYPGVASLQVHRPLLAEERTRRFYRYHGVI; encoded by the coding sequence ATGGGCGTCAAACGAGCGTATCGGACGATCGCGCAAGCGCGGAAACTCGCCAGGGCGGAGCGTCGCTCCGGGTCGTCGTTCGACTTGTCACTCCGACAGCGGTTCCGGGGCTACCGGCGCGGCTTTCTGAGCAAGTCCAGGGTTATCTACGACTTCGAGGCACACGATCACGAGGCGTACCTCACCGACTACCAGCGGTTCCTCGGGACGAAGCGGATCAACGGCCACTGGAACGCCCTGATCGACAACAAACTCGCCTTTCACCGGGTCCTCGGAGAGTTCCCCACGCACAGGCCGATCGTGTACGGGCTGCTCGCCGACGGCCGATTTCACGCGTTCGATCCCGATGGGGCGTTTCGCAACGAGAGGGCTGCAGACGAGGCGCTCGAAGACGAAACCGACGGCCGCGGGACGGTGCTGAACGACGGCGGAGTCGAACCCGAGCAGTCGTCCCCGTCGACGAGGCCAACTGCAGCCCCCATCGACTGGGTCGACGAGCGCCTCTCCAACGGTGACCGACTCGTCCTGAAGTGGTTCAGCGGGGGCGGCGGGAACAACGTCTCCTTCCTCGAGCGACGGGACGACACGTACTACTACGACGGCAGCCCGACGAGCGAAGCCGAACTCGACGAGACACTCGCCTCCCTCGAGAACTACCTCGTCTGCGAATTCGTCGAACAGGCCGACTACGCGAACGAACTGTTTCCCGGCACGACGAACACGATCCGCGTTCTCACGATGTTCGACGAGCGCGACCGGGAGGCGTTCGTTCCGATCGCGATCCACCGGCTGGGAACGCGGGCGTCCGTGCCCGTGGACAACTTCTCGAACGGCGGGTTGAGCGCCGAGATCGATCGAGAAAGGGGCCGCCTCAGTGCGGCCGCGGCGTATCCGACCGAGGGGAGCGTCGAGTGGCACGAGACGCACCCCGACACCGGAACACGGATCGAGGGAACCGACGTACCCGGCTGGGCATCCGTGCGCGATCGACTGCTCGAGATCGCGGAGACGCTCTCGCACGTGCCGTACGTCGGCTGGGACCTCGTCGTCACCGGAGAGGGCGAGTTCTCGATCATCGAAGCCAACAGCTACCCCGGCGTGGCGTCGCTGCAGGTTCATCGACCGTTGCTCGCCGAGGAACGGACCCGGCGGTTCTACCGGTACCACGGGGTCATTTGA
- the dnaJ gene encoding molecular chaperone DnaJ, whose amino-acid sequence MSEDFYDVLGVSPDASTEEIKQAYRKKATEYHPDVSDDPDAEKKFKKIQKAKQVLTDEEKRQAYDRMGHDRYEQAEKHGFDASEDGPGGMGGGPFGGMGGGMGGGGMGGGLGDIFEQVFGGGRGRGRSRPRKGRDLRTELEIDLEEAYEGVEKQFTVERPEACDVCGGEGHPPDADARTCPECQGRGQVTQVQQTPLGRVQQTTTCPRCEGEGTLYSETCSECRGEGYVRNEATLTVEVPAGIQDGQTLRMEREGAPSPEGGPHGDLLIDVTIADHEEFEREGDDLRYRLPISFPQATFGDTVEVPTLSGAAEFEIPKGTQSGETFRLEGKGMPRLRGRGHGDLYVKVQVVTPESLNEDQREALEAFAEAGGDEIEVTEGFFEKIKRAF is encoded by the coding sequence ATGAGCGAGGATTTCTACGACGTTCTCGGCGTGAGTCCCGACGCCTCGACCGAGGAAATCAAACAGGCCTATCGAAAGAAGGCCACCGAGTACCATCCGGACGTCAGCGACGATCCGGACGCCGAGAAGAAGTTCAAGAAGATACAGAAGGCGAAGCAGGTCCTGACCGACGAGGAGAAACGCCAGGCCTACGACCGAATGGGGCACGATCGGTACGAACAGGCCGAGAAGCACGGATTCGACGCCAGCGAGGACGGCCCCGGCGGTATGGGCGGCGGCCCGTTCGGCGGGATGGGTGGCGGCATGGGCGGTGGCGGCATGGGCGGCGGTCTCGGCGACATCTTCGAGCAGGTCTTCGGCGGCGGCCGCGGCCGCGGTCGCAGCCGCCCGCGGAAGGGGCGCGACCTCCGCACGGAACTCGAGATCGACCTCGAGGAGGCCTACGAGGGCGTCGAGAAGCAGTTCACCGTCGAGCGGCCGGAAGCCTGCGACGTCTGCGGCGGCGAGGGGCACCCGCCGGACGCGGACGCCCGGACCTGTCCCGAGTGTCAGGGTCGCGGGCAGGTGACCCAGGTCCAGCAGACGCCGCTCGGGCGCGTCCAGCAGACGACGACCTGTCCCCGCTGTGAGGGCGAGGGGACCCTCTACTCCGAGACCTGCAGCGAGTGTCGCGGCGAGGGCTACGTCCGCAACGAGGCCACGCTGACCGTCGAGGTGCCCGCGGGTATCCAGGACGGACAGACCCTCCGGATGGAGCGGGAAGGGGCGCCGAGTCCCGAAGGCGGGCCGCACGGTGACCTCCTGATCGACGTGACGATCGCCGACCACGAGGAGTTCGAGCGCGAGGGCGACGACCTCCGCTACCGCCTGCCGATCTCGTTCCCGCAAGCCACGTTCGGCGACACCGTCGAAGTGCCGACGCTGTCCGGAGCCGCCGAGTTCGAGATTCCGAAGGGAACCCAGAGCGGGGAAACCTTCCGCCTCGAGGGGAAAGGGATGCCCCGACTGCGCGGTCGTGGCCACGGCGACCTCTACGTCAAGGTACAGGTCGTCACGCCGGAGTCCCTCAACGAGGACCAGCGAGAGGCCCTCGAAGCGTTCGCCGAGGCCGGCGGCGACGAGATCGAGGTCACCGAAGGCTTCTTCGAGAAGATCAAGCGCGCGTTCTGA
- the dnaK gene encoding molecular chaperone DnaK, whose translation MASNKILGIDLGTTNSAFAVMEGGDPEIIVNAEGERTTPSVVAFTDEEERLVGKPAKNQAVQNPEKTIQSIKRHIGEEDYTVEIENEEYTPEQISAMILQKIKRDAEDYLGDEVEKAVITVPAYFSDRQRQATKDAGEIAGFEVERIINEPTAASMAYGLDDDEDQTVLVYDLGGGTFDVSILDLGGGVYEVVATNGDNDLGGDDWDQAIIDWLADNFEEDHGIDLREDRQALQRLKDAAEEAKIELSSRKETEINLPFITATDDGPIHLEESLTRAKFESLTTDLIERTVEPTEQALADAGYEKDDIDEVLLVGGSTRMPQVAEKVEELTGKEPQKNVNPDEAVALGAAIQGGVLGGEVDDIVLLDVTPLSLGIEVKGGLFERLIEKNTTIPTEESKIFTTAADNQTSVQVRVFQGERELAEKNELLGEFHLTGIPPAPAGTPQIEVTFSIDENGIVNVSAEDKGTGTSEEITIEGGAGLSDSEIERMQREAEKHAEEDEQKRKRIEARNTAEATIQRAETLLEENEQVDDDLRADIEAAIEDVEETIDDDEAEADDIESATEDLSKELQEIGKQVYQQAGAGAGGAAGGGAGGAAGGAAGGAAGAGPGGMGGGPNPGPGAGAAGATGDEDEEFVDADFEDVDDEDED comes from the coding sequence ATGGCGAGCAACAAGATTCTCGGAATCGACCTCGGGACGACGAACAGCGCGTTCGCGGTGATGGAAGGCGGAGATCCGGAGATCATCGTCAACGCGGAAGGTGAGCGGACGACACCGTCCGTCGTCGCCTTTACCGACGAGGAGGAACGACTCGTCGGGAAACCGGCGAAGAACCAGGCTGTTCAGAACCCCGAAAAGACGATCCAGTCGATCAAGCGTCACATCGGCGAGGAGGACTACACCGTCGAGATCGAGAACGAGGAGTATACGCCCGAACAGATCTCGGCGATGATCCTCCAGAAGATCAAGCGCGACGCCGAGGACTACCTCGGCGACGAGGTCGAGAAGGCCGTCATTACGGTCCCGGCGTACTTCTCGGACCGACAGCGTCAGGCGACCAAGGACGCCGGCGAGATCGCAGGCTTCGAGGTCGAGCGCATCATCAACGAACCGACGGCCGCGTCGATGGCCTACGGCCTCGACGACGACGAGGACCAGACCGTGCTCGTCTACGACCTCGGTGGCGGGACGTTCGACGTCTCGATCCTCGACCTCGGCGGCGGCGTCTACGAGGTCGTCGCGACCAACGGTGACAACGACCTCGGTGGCGACGACTGGGACCAGGCGATCATCGACTGGCTCGCGGACAACTTCGAGGAGGACCACGGCATCGACCTCCGCGAGGACCGGCAGGCGCTCCAGCGGCTCAAAGACGCCGCGGAGGAAGCCAAGATCGAACTCTCCTCGCGCAAGGAGACCGAGATCAACCTGCCCTTCATCACCGCCACGGACGACGGCCCGATCCACCTGGAGGAGTCGCTGACCCGTGCGAAGTTCGAGTCGCTCACAACGGACCTCATCGAGCGCACCGTCGAACCGACCGAGCAGGCGCTCGCGGACGCCGGCTACGAGAAGGACGACATCGACGAGGTGCTGCTCGTCGGTGGTTCGACCCGGATGCCGCAGGTCGCCGAGAAGGTCGAGGAACTCACCGGCAAGGAGCCCCAGAAGAACGTCAACCCCGACGAGGCCGTCGCGCTCGGCGCGGCGATCCAGGGCGGCGTCCTCGGCGGCGAGGTGGACGACATCGTCCTGCTGGACGTCACCCCGCTCTCGCTCGGTATCGAGGTCAAGGGCGGCCTCTTCGAGCGACTCATCGAGAAGAACACCACGATCCCGACCGAGGAGTCGAAGATCTTCACCACCGCGGCGGACAACCAGACCTCCGTGCAGGTGCGAGTCTTCCAGGGCGAGCGCGAACTCGCCGAGAAGAACGAACTGCTCGGCGAGTTCCACCTGACCGGCATCCCGCCGGCACCCGCCGGAACGCCGCAGATCGAGGTCACGTTCTCGATCGACGAGAACGGCATCGTCAACGTCTCGGCGGAGGACAAGGGTACCGGCACCAGCGAAGAAATCACCATCGAGGGCGGTGCCGGTCTCTCCGACTCCGAGATCGAGCGCATGCAGCGCGAGGCCGAGAAACACGCAGAGGAAGACGAGCAAAAGCGCAAGCGGATCGAGGCCCGCAACACCGCCGAGGCGACGATCCAGCGGGCCGAGACGCTCCTCGAGGAGAACGAGCAGGTCGACGACGACCTGCGTGCCGACATCGAGGCGGCCATCGAGGACGTCGAGGAGACGATCGACGACGACGAGGCGGAGGCCGACGACATCGAATCCGCGACCGAGGACCTGAGCAAGGAACTCCAGGAAATCGGCAAGCAGGTCTACCAGCAGGCCGGCGCCGGTGCTGGCGGTGCTGCCGGCGGTGGCGCAGGTGGCGCAGCAGGCGGTGCCGCGGGCGGCGCTGCAGGCGCGGGCCCCGGTGGCATGGGCGGCGGTCCGAACCCCGGCCCCGGCGCTGGTGCTGCCGGCGCGACCGGCGACGAGGACGAGGAGTTCGTCGACGCGGACTTCGAAGACGTCGACGACGAGGACGAAGACTGA
- the grpE gene encoding nucleotide exchange factor GrpE yields the protein MSEDEGTNASAQGVPSEEQSDDGETHVAETEGAASESDAEVNADGSASNGSNAKPKPEPDSGSESSAESSAAPETSEDVQQILNRVTEYDDQLAHRVNSIVEEARDLNGTVKHQREELEDLTERVEAQAETIGELQDELEAHREALAERDEQIEEYEEELEDLKSRLKRKQADFQNYKKRAKKRQQQIKDRATEDLVERLIGVRDNLKRALEEESGDVDGLRDGIEMTLREFDRILEDENVSEIDPEPGSETDPQRHEVMMRVDSAEPEGTIADVYTPGYEMGEKVIQNAQVTVSNGNLDEPTEGADRTDDSDDGDSAADDAATEGDETDETIELGGGIAADAGDENDESADREQ from the coding sequence ATGAGCGAAGACGAGGGCACGAACGCTTCCGCCCAGGGTGTCCCGTCCGAGGAGCAATCCGACGACGGCGAGACGCACGTCGCCGAGACGGAGGGGGCGGCGAGTGAATCGGACGCGGAGGTGAACGCCGACGGGAGCGCGTCGAACGGCTCGAACGCGAAACCGAAACCGGAACCGGATTCGGGATCCGAATCGTCCGCGGAGAGTTCCGCCGCACCCGAGACGAGCGAGGACGTCCAGCAGATCCTGAACCGCGTGACCGAGTACGACGACCAGCTCGCCCACCGGGTCAACTCCATCGTCGAGGAAGCGCGGGACCTCAACGGGACCGTCAAACACCAGCGCGAGGAACTCGAGGACCTCACCGAACGCGTCGAGGCACAGGCCGAGACGATCGGCGAGTTACAGGACGAACTCGAGGCACACCGGGAAGCCCTCGCCGAGCGCGACGAACAGATCGAGGAGTACGAGGAAGAACTGGAGGACCTGAAGAGCCGGCTCAAACGCAAGCAGGCCGACTTCCAGAACTACAAGAAGCGCGCGAAAAAGCGCCAACAGCAGATCAAGGATCGTGCTACCGAGGACCTCGTCGAGCGGCTCATCGGCGTGCGCGACAACCTGAAACGCGCTCTGGAAGAAGAGAGCGGTGACGTCGACGGCCTCCGGGACGGCATCGAGATGACCCTCCGGGAGTTCGATCGGATCCTCGAAGACGAGAACGTCTCCGAGATCGATCCCGAACCCGGCAGCGAGACGGATCCGCAGCGCCACGAGGTCATGATGCGCGTCGACAGCGCCGAGCCGGAAGGTACGATCGCCGACGTGTACACGCCCGGCTACGAGATGGGCGAGAAGGTCATCCAGAACGCGCAGGTGACGGTCTCGAACGGCAACCTCGACGAGCCGACCGAAGGGGCGGACCGGACGGACGACTCCGACGACGGGGATTCGGCTGCCGACGACGCGGCGACCGAAGGAGACGAGACCGACGAGACGATCGAGCTCGGCGGCGGGATCGCGGCCGACGCCGGTGACGAAAACGACGAATCGGCCGATCGGGAGCAGTAA